Proteins encoded by one window of Thermococcus sp. Bubb.Bath:
- a CDS encoding TIGR00296 family protein, with amino-acid sequence MTVIKDEWGEFLIRLARRAIEKYVRHGKTIKPPKDTPPELWEKMGVFVTLNNRHAPPKMALRGCIGFPLPIYPLVEATIKAAIYAAVDDPRFPPVRESELNDLIVEVSVLTPPELIEGPPEERPKNIKVGRDGLLIEKGIHSGLLLPQVPVEWDWDEEEFLAQTCWKAGLPPDCWLDEDTEVYRFTAEVFEEEIPWGPVRRKPLV; translated from the coding sequence ATGACTGTGATAAAAGACGAGTGGGGTGAGTTCCTCATCAGACTCGCGAGGAGGGCCATTGAGAAATATGTGAGGCATGGAAAGACCATCAAACCTCCGAAGGATACCCCGCCAGAGCTGTGGGAGAAGATGGGCGTCTTCGTCACACTCAATAACAGGCATGCTCCCCCTAAGATGGCCCTGCGCGGCTGTATAGGCTTTCCCCTTCCGATATATCCCCTCGTCGAGGCGACGATAAAGGCGGCAATCTACGCGGCAGTCGACGACCCGCGCTTCCCGCCGGTGAGGGAGAGCGAGCTCAATGACCTCATCGTAGAGGTCAGCGTCTTAACACCGCCGGAGCTCATTGAGGGACCTCCAGAGGAGAGGCCGAAGAACATAAAGGTCGGCAGAGACGGCCTGCTCATAGAGAAGGGCATCCACTCTGGCCTGCTCCTACCACAGGTTCCGGTCGAGTGGGACTGGGACGAGGAGGAGTTCCTTGCCCAAACCTGCTGGAAGGCAGGACTTCCGCCTGACTGCTGGCTTGATGAGGACACGGAGGTCTACCGCTTCACAGCTGAGGTTTTCGAGGAGGAGATACCCTGGGGGCCGGTGAGGAGGAAACCGCTGGTGTGA
- a CDS encoding DNA repair protein Rad50, whose translation MKLEQALRVYDELLRKKRRESESLEKEYMDRTLEVVKEISSVLNELEAKEPPSKVDPTLLKITLRERRAYVSTMRKAIDRLSSMEDLGKRLQELSRIHTGHGRYTLTLFEKDVYRINKLLKELGELYAEYSAKKASIEAGLPELHISEILQEIQTVRAELEQLERELADLKEEKLRLERERTSRVGPGEELLERKRKLELRIRTLETEVRSKASKLQKPMKRMRLPEAEPFLRSSSYVLEHPEDFLNLLEKVKPRLDGKYRKSAEWLLKNLPGKEKEIRELKAEHERLESEVESKAKERRNAEHELAAIEEHLMGIKENVSKLRKRLNSLTEELEKELSVLGKVVGEEVEPPGERFMN comes from the coding sequence TTGAAGCTGGAACAGGCACTGAGAGTGTATGATGAGCTTTTAAGGAAAAAACGCAGGGAGAGCGAGTCCCTCGAGAAGGAATACATGGATAGGACTCTTGAGGTAGTCAAAGAAATATCCTCAGTTTTGAATGAGCTAGAGGCAAAGGAGCCCCCCTCAAAGGTAGATCCAACCCTGCTTAAGATAACCCTCCGGGAGAGAAGGGCGTATGTCTCCACGATGAGGAAGGCCATTGACCGCCTGTCATCAATGGAAGACCTGGGAAAACGCCTTCAGGAACTCTCCAGAATTCACACGGGGCACGGCAGGTACACGCTGACGCTCTTTGAGAAGGACGTTTACAGGATAAACAAACTTTTGAAAGAGCTGGGGGAGCTCTACGCCGAATACTCTGCCAAAAAGGCTTCGATAGAGGCTGGTCTACCAGAGCTTCATATCTCTGAAATTCTGCAGGAGATTCAAACTGTTAGGGCGGAACTGGAGCAACTCGAAAGGGAGCTTGCTGACCTGAAGGAGGAGAAGCTCAGGCTTGAAAGGGAGAGGACGTCCAGGGTGGGCCCAGGAGAGGAACTGTTGGAGAGGAAACGGAAGCTGGAGCTAAGAATTAGAACACTGGAGACGGAAGTGCGCTCGAAAGCCTCCAAACTCCAAAAACCTATGAAACGGATGAGGCTCCCAGAAGCGGAGCCGTTTCTCAGAAGCAGTTCATACGTACTCGAGCATCCGGAGGACTTTCTGAACCTGCTGGAGAAGGTCAAACCGAGGCTTGATGGGAAGTACAGAAAAAGCGCGGAGTGGCTCCTCAAAAATCTTCCAGGGAAGGAAAAAGAGATTCGCGAACTAAAAGCCGAGCACGAGCGCCTGGAGTCAGAAGTTGAGTCAAAGGCCAAAGAAAGGAGGAACGCCGAGCACGAACTGGCTGCTATAGAGGAACACCTAATGGGGATCAAGGAGAACGTTTCCAAGCTCAGGAAGAGGCTTAATTCCCTCACCGAGGAACTGGAAAAAGAGCTTTCCGTCTTGGGCAAGGTGGTCGGTGAAGAGGTCGAGCCCCCCGGAGAAAGGTTTATGAATTAG
- a CDS encoding deoxyribonuclease IV — MFKVDRLRFGTAGIPLSTPKRSTIDGIIHVRNLGLDAMELEFVRGVNLKPELAKKIKYVAKKNDVLLTAHAPYYINLNAKEKEKVEASKKRIIQSAERLYEAGGWSVVFHAGYYLKQPPESVYQRILNELKDIQRELMDRGIKVWVRPELTGKPTQFGDLREIVKLSEELEMVLPTIDFAHAHARNKGKCNSTEEWREMLSFMEDRLGREVLNNMHIHMSGIEYTDKGEKNHLPLRESDMNWEDLLKVLKEFRVKGVVVSESPNIEEDALLMKRKYEEEIKV, encoded by the coding sequence ATGTTCAAGGTCGACCGCTTACGCTTCGGAACCGCCGGGATACCTCTTTCAACGCCGAAGCGCTCAACCATAGATGGGATAATCCACGTCAGGAACCTGGGATTGGACGCTATGGAGCTTGAGTTCGTTAGAGGAGTGAACCTGAAGCCGGAACTCGCCAAGAAGATAAAGTACGTTGCCAAGAAGAACGATGTCCTCCTCACCGCCCACGCGCCGTACTACATCAACCTCAACGCGAAGGAGAAGGAGAAAGTTGAGGCAAGCAAGAAAAGGATAATCCAGAGCGCTGAGAGGCTTTACGAAGCTGGCGGCTGGAGCGTTGTCTTTCACGCTGGATATTACCTAAAACAGCCTCCAGAGAGCGTCTACCAGAGGATTTTGAACGAACTCAAGGACATACAGAGGGAGCTCATGGACAGGGGAATAAAAGTCTGGGTTAGACCGGAACTGACCGGAAAACCCACCCAGTTCGGAGACCTTAGGGAGATAGTGAAGCTCAGCGAGGAGCTTGAGATGGTTCTGCCCACGATAGACTTCGCGCATGCGCACGCGAGGAACAAAGGAAAGTGCAACAGCACCGAGGAGTGGCGCGAGATGCTCTCCTTCATGGAGGACAGGCTGGGCAGGGAGGTCCTCAACAACATGCACATCCACATGAGCGGAATAGAGTACACCGATAAAGGCGAGAAGAACCACCTGCCCCTCAGGGAGAGCGACATGAACTGGGAGGACCTTCTCAAGGTTCTGAAGGAGTTCAGGGTTAAGGGCGTCGTTGTGAGCGAGAGTCCAAACATCGAAGAGGACGCGCTGCTGATGAAGAGGAAGTATGAGGAGGAGATAAAGGTTTAG
- a CDS encoding radical SAM protein, with protein MEVMGVVRVVLTTDETLTSTYHDIPLLDFLGCAPYGKFPAWIYSFLDTQLPDESGVLGQAPYGLRKVEAALLRDGFKRDEVVVAHPRAVERFIGNDTTIVAIYEMDPLGLGPVSMMFTNGGQWENYTSVKFRELVERINRVRDSKGVKFRIVVGGPGAWQLDFRREVREKLRIDHVVMGEVDHIAGRLFRDIESGSADETVLIKSWPRVEEIPAIVAPSYKGLVEVMRGCGRGCRFCEPNLRVARDMPLERIEREISLNVNAGIDHAWLHSEDIFLYKVEDRKNFYPNEEAVVELFEMARKYTRNVNPTHGTVAGALAAPGMIETISRIVDADPRHWVGIQVGFETASPELIGKYMNNKMKPFSPEEWPWVLLNGTYVLNKNYWFPAYTTILGLPGDTDDYEIMTARLIITMEKELKEKLGNRAHFTVTPLSFVPMGLLRDQEFYRIDEMITYGQFLHLYYAWRHLAKEVANELPKLVNSKLFLVPFYPLARVGIRAVLRQIEKWGQKKGYEVKPLEPLDLHIETEEHRWYSQPGLAEAY; from the coding sequence ATGGAGGTGATGGGGGTGGTCAGGGTCGTGCTGACGACCGATGAGACGCTGACGAGCACTTATCATGACATCCCCCTCTTGGATTTCCTCGGCTGCGCCCCATATGGAAAGTTTCCGGCGTGGATTTACTCTTTTCTTGACACCCAGTTGCCGGACGAGAGCGGGGTGCTCGGTCAGGCTCCCTACGGTCTCAGGAAGGTCGAGGCCGCCCTGCTCAGGGACGGCTTCAAAAGGGACGAGGTCGTGGTTGCTCATCCAAGGGCAGTTGAGAGGTTCATAGGGAACGATACAACAATCGTGGCCATCTATGAGATGGACCCCCTTGGACTTGGACCAGTGAGCATGATGTTCACCAACGGGGGGCAGTGGGAGAACTACACGAGCGTCAAGTTCAGGGAGCTCGTGGAGAGGATAAACAGGGTCAGGGACTCGAAAGGCGTGAAGTTCAGGATAGTCGTCGGTGGACCAGGCGCGTGGCAACTTGACTTCAGAAGGGAAGTCAGAGAGAAACTGAGGATAGACCACGTCGTGATGGGCGAGGTTGACCACATAGCCGGGCGTCTCTTCAGGGACATCGAGAGCGGGAGCGCGGACGAGACGGTTCTCATTAAAAGCTGGCCGAGGGTGGAGGAGATCCCGGCCATAGTGGCCCCCTCCTACAAGGGGCTCGTCGAGGTGATGAGGGGCTGCGGAAGGGGCTGCCGCTTCTGCGAGCCGAACCTCAGGGTCGCAAGGGACATGCCCCTCGAGAGGATAGAGCGGGAGATAAGCCTCAACGTCAACGCTGGAATAGACCATGCCTGGCTCCACAGCGAGGACATCTTCCTCTACAAAGTCGAGGACAGGAAGAACTTCTACCCAAATGAAGAGGCGGTAGTGGAGCTCTTCGAGATGGCTAGGAAGTACACGAGGAACGTGAACCCAACCCATGGAACGGTTGCCGGTGCGCTGGCCGCCCCGGGGATGATAGAGACCATCTCAAGGATAGTTGATGCGGACCCCCGCCACTGGGTTGGGATACAGGTGGGCTTTGAGACGGCCTCACCAGAGCTGATAGGGAAGTACATGAACAACAAGATGAAGCCCTTCTCTCCCGAGGAGTGGCCGTGGGTTCTCCTGAACGGAACCTACGTCCTGAACAAGAACTACTGGTTCCCCGCCTACACCACAATACTCGGTCTTCCCGGGGACACCGATGACTACGAAATAATGACGGCGAGGCTCATAATCACGATGGAAAAAGAACTCAAAGAAAAGCTCGGCAACAGGGCGCACTTCACCGTAACCCCTCTCTCCTTTGTCCCCATGGGTCTACTCAGAGACCAGGAGTTCTACAGGATTGACGAGATGATAACCTACGGTCAGTTCCTCCACCTCTACTACGCCTGGAGGCACCTGGCAAAAGAGGTCGCCAACGAGCTTCCAAAGCTCGTCAACAGCAAGCTTTTCTTGGTACCCTTCTATCCCCTCGCCAGGGTGGGCATCAGGGCGGTCCTGAGGCAGATAGAAAAGTGGGGACAGAAGAAGGGCTACGAGGTGAAGCCTCTTGAGCCCCTCGACCTCCACATTGAGACAGAGGAGCACAGGTGGTACTCCCAGCCGGGCCTCGCGGAGGCTTACTAA
- a CDS encoding ATP-binding cassette domain-containing protein, whose protein sequence is MSKEWGITCEGLSVQYDLGGNQANALSDFKGSFIPGKITAVFGPSGSGKTTLLRVIGTLLRPTKGIISYGGRNPYKLPKKELLNLRKNIGISFQHPLFVSQLTLWENIELTLNSSDKLDEKHRKLALSLAEQLGIEELLQKNPSQVSGGELRRASIVMALAKDPGVVILDEPTAYLDEESSMGVVELLRRLKEGGKTVILATHDPELIRIADVTYNLRYGKLVETSDTFRGLDSL, encoded by the coding sequence TTGTCTAAGGAGTGGGGTATAACCTGTGAAGGTCTCTCCGTTCAATATGACCTCGGAGGAAACCAGGCCAATGCGCTTTCGGATTTTAAAGGGTCGTTCATTCCAGGGAAAATCACCGCCGTCTTCGGCCCGAGCGGTTCCGGAAAGACGACCCTACTGAGGGTCATCGGAACTCTACTCCGGCCGACTAAAGGCATAATAAGCTACGGAGGCAGGAACCCCTACAAACTGCCAAAGAAGGAGCTCCTTAATCTCAGAAAGAACATTGGAATTTCCTTCCAGCATCCTCTCTTCGTTTCCCAGCTCACCCTCTGGGAGAACATAGAGCTGACCCTCAACTCCTCCGACAAACTTGATGAAAAGCACAGGAAACTCGCACTCTCACTGGCTGAGCAGCTTGGGATTGAGGAGCTCCTTCAGAAAAATCCTTCCCAGGTAAGCGGTGGTGAACTGAGGAGGGCTTCCATAGTCATGGCCCTCGCAAAGGATCCCGGTGTGGTAATCCTCGATGAGCCAACAGCCTATCTCGACGAGGAGTCCTCGATGGGGGTAGTTGAGCTCCTCAGGAGGCTCAAGGAAGGAGGAAAGACAGTTATACTCGCAACGCACGACCCGGAACTCATTAGGATTGCAGACGTCACATACAATCTTAGATATGGAAAGCTTGTTGAGACCTCGGACACATTTAGGGGCTTGGACAGCCTTTAA
- a CDS encoding MTH1187 family thiamine-binding protein — MVIVEFVVVPLGERSLSRYVAEIVKLLDSLGVKYQLTPMSTIIEVPTVGEAFAIIGEAHELMFKMGARRVSTTIRIDDRRDRKVKMEDKVRSVMEKVHSGG; from the coding sequence ATGGTTATAGTGGAGTTCGTGGTCGTTCCCCTAGGTGAGAGGAGTCTAAGCCGCTACGTGGCAGAAATAGTAAAGCTTTTAGATAGCCTAGGCGTTAAATACCAACTGACGCCGATGTCAACGATAATAGAGGTTCCAACGGTTGGAGAAGCGTTCGCAATAATCGGAGAGGCCCACGAGCTCATGTTTAAAATGGGCGCGAGGAGGGTTTCAACGACCATCAGAATAGACGACAGGCGCGACAGGAAAGTCAAGATGGAGGACAAAGTCCGCTCCGTCATGGAGAAGGTGCACTCTGGAGGATGA
- a CDS encoding DUF373 family protein: MKALVLAIDRDDDFGKKAEVKGPIIGKGKCIDAALKLSLADPEDSDANVAYAAVKLYDELKKSGEFDDVEVAIITGHPDVGVKSDLELARQLEGVLERFPADGVITVTDGAEDEQIFPIISSRVPIISSKRVVVKQNETIETTYYVVYRYLKEIMSDPEASKVFLGIPGFILLLYGIGNLIAISQPESMNVISGIISGTLLLLIGGYAFTKGFRFRIMDALVNEFIQVIFGVAGLIVVISGMIRAYSDLDAYAQSLLHYQPSTSLISLVLYINSINTTLMVGIAVALIGRIIQAYMRRDLHLWYNVTALLILPTFWIILDMTTRYALSVITFYSAGTILEILGALFDVALSMLAGSLLRRYMIEWARSGKVEAGTGTESV, encoded by the coding sequence ATGAAGGCCCTTGTGCTCGCAATAGACAGGGACGATGACTTCGGGAAGAAGGCGGAAGTTAAGGGGCCGATTATTGGAAAAGGAAAGTGCATAGACGCGGCTCTGAAGCTCAGTCTCGCCGATCCTGAGGACAGCGATGCAAACGTTGCTTACGCCGCTGTGAAGCTCTATGATGAACTCAAGAAGAGCGGTGAGTTTGACGATGTTGAGGTTGCCATTATAACAGGTCATCCTGATGTTGGGGTTAAGAGCGACCTTGAGCTAGCAAGACAGCTGGAGGGGGTTCTGGAGCGCTTTCCGGCGGATGGAGTTATAACCGTGACAGACGGGGCGGAAGATGAGCAGATCTTCCCGATAATCAGCTCCCGCGTTCCGATAATCAGTTCTAAAAGGGTTGTCGTCAAACAGAACGAGACCATAGAGACTACCTATTATGTAGTCTACCGCTATCTCAAGGAGATTATGAGCGACCCGGAGGCCTCGAAGGTTTTCCTGGGGATCCCCGGCTTTATCCTGTTGCTCTATGGGATAGGTAATCTCATAGCGATAAGCCAACCGGAGAGCATGAACGTGATATCTGGCATCATCAGCGGCACCCTGCTCCTCCTGATAGGGGGCTATGCCTTCACCAAAGGGTTCCGGTTCAGGATAATGGACGCTCTCGTCAACGAGTTCATTCAGGTTATCTTTGGCGTTGCGGGCCTTATAGTGGTCATATCCGGAATGATAAGGGCCTACAGCGACCTGGACGCTTACGCTCAGAGTCTGCTCCACTATCAGCCCAGTACGAGCCTCATTTCCCTCGTGCTATACATAAACTCGATAAACACGACCCTGATGGTTGGCATAGCAGTTGCCCTCATCGGAAGGATAATACAAGCCTACATGAGGCGCGATTTGCACCTCTGGTACAACGTAACGGCGCTCCTGATACTCCCGACGTTTTGGATAATACTCGACATGACAACGAGGTACGCCTTATCTGTCATTACATTCTACTCTGCCGGCACAATCCTAGAGATACTTGGGGCCCTCTTTGACGTTGCCCTCAGCATGTTGGCGGGCTCGCTACTTAGGAGATATATGATAGAATGGGCCAGGAGTGGTAAAGTTGAAGCTGGAACAGGCACTGAGAGTGTATGA
- a CDS encoding P1 family peptidase gives MKAPDLGIRIGFHDHGRRNSIADLGVKIGHKTLFDGDDIRTGVTVLLPPVKNPFREKLFASTFIMNGFSKPIGFVQVEELGYIETPIALTNTLSVYTVASAMVRHMIDLNPDLKSVSPVVMECNDSYLNNIRKMAVKEEHYFEAVESASLDFKEGAIGAGTGMSAFEFKGGIGSSSRVVEVDGEVYTVGVFALANFGRREDLTIASVPVGELLKDYPGRGTSGKGSISMVVATDAPLTARQLKRLAKRAILGLARTGGYAYHGSGDVVLAFSTAQTVPIGREPELLSFLPDNGLSSLFRATAEATEEAIINALLQAKTVEGNGHVRYSLPVDEIIEILEKYGRIERG, from the coding sequence ATGAAGGCCCCTGACCTTGGCATAAGGATAGGTTTCCATGATCACGGAAGAAGGAACTCGATAGCCGACCTCGGCGTCAAGATCGGGCACAAAACACTCTTCGATGGCGACGACATCAGGACTGGCGTTACAGTGCTCTTGCCCCCCGTGAAAAACCCCTTCCGGGAGAAGCTCTTTGCTTCCACCTTCATCATGAACGGATTTTCCAAGCCCATAGGCTTCGTCCAGGTTGAGGAACTCGGCTACATTGAAACTCCAATAGCCCTGACGAACACACTGAGCGTTTATACTGTAGCCAGCGCGATGGTTAGGCACATGATCGACCTCAATCCAGATTTAAAGAGTGTCTCTCCCGTCGTCATGGAGTGCAACGACTCTTACCTCAACAATATCAGAAAGATGGCAGTTAAGGAGGAACACTACTTTGAGGCCGTCGAGAGCGCTTCGCTGGACTTCAAGGAAGGCGCCATTGGAGCGGGAACCGGAATGAGCGCCTTTGAGTTCAAGGGAGGGATAGGCTCTTCCTCACGGGTGGTAGAGGTAGATGGGGAGGTGTACACCGTCGGAGTGTTCGCTCTGGCTAACTTCGGGAGGAGGGAAGATCTGACGATAGCCAGCGTTCCAGTCGGAGAGCTTCTGAAAGATTACCCGGGCAGAGGCACCTCCGGCAAGGGCAGCATCTCGATGGTGGTTGCCACCGACGCTCCCCTGACTGCGAGGCAGTTGAAGAGGCTTGCGAAGAGGGCGATTCTTGGCCTTGCAAGAACCGGAGGCTATGCTTATCATGGGAGTGGCGACGTTGTACTGGCCTTCTCAACTGCCCAAACCGTGCCGATCGGGAGAGAGCCTGAACTGCTGAGCTTTCTGCCGGACAACGGCTTAAGTAGCCTTTTCAGGGCTACAGCGGAAGCGACGGAAGAGGCGATAATAAACGCTCTCCTGCAGGCCAAGACCGTTGAGGGAAACGGGCACGTGAGATACTCACTGCCAGTTGATGAAATTATTGAAATCCTAGAGAAGTATGGAAGGATAGAGCGCGGTTAG